The Dendropsophus ebraccatus isolate aDenEbr1 chromosome 3, aDenEbr1.pat, whole genome shotgun sequence genomic interval tacacttattatgggaaatgtttataaaatgcttttttccctgcacttactactgcatcaaggcttcacttcatggataacatggtgatgtcacttcctggataacatggtgatgtcacgacccgactaccagagctgttcgggctgtggctgctggagagataatggcagggggacactgaggaacacagggcactggagggacactgagcatctctctgccatcatcctctccagcagccacagcccgcacagctctgggagtcaggtcgtgacatcaccattttatccaggaagtgaagccttgatgcaatagtaagtgcagggaaaaaaagcactttataagcatttcccataataagtgtttattggggatttgtataacttttggggggcaatacaatactttaataaaaattttcggcggaattctcttttaacctcttaaggacatatgacatacccgtacgtcatatgtcctcatcagcacttcaaagcggggccgcgcggcgaccccgctttgaagtgccgcggtccccggtgccgcgtgtagcccaggaccgccgctattagcgggcacggtctgatcgccgtgcccgctaattagctaatcggaggcagctgtcaaagttgacagctgcctccgattaccgaaggcaacctttccctggggtctagtgggggagatctccCTGTctaatgccggccggggacttgtccaagatggcgccgtccccggctcggcactcgtttgtttccggctgcagcagccggaagcaaacgagtgccgatctcattgatctttgctgtatatctatacagcaaagatctcaatgagagatcaaagtgtatatactagaagtcccccaggggggcttctagtatatgtgtaaaaaaaaataaaatgtgttgttattagtaaaaagccccctcccctaataaaagtttgaatcaccccccttttcccaggttttaaataaaagtaaacaaataaataaataaataagtaatcgcccgaactattaaattatcacattcctgatctcgcacggtaaacgtcgtcagcgcaaaaaaaagtgcaaaattgctcatttttggtcgcatcaaatccagaaaaaatgtaataaaaatcgatcaaaaagtcgtatatgcgcaaggtaccgatagaaagaacacatcatggcgcaaaaaatgacacctgacacagccccatagaccaaaggataaaagtgctatgagcctgggaatggagcgattttaagggacgtttatttgttaacaatgatttgaattttttacaggccatcagatacaatataagttatacatgttatatattgttttaatcgtaacgacttgaggaacatgcataacaagtcagttttaccccagggcaaatggcgtaaaaacaaataccccccaaataaaagaaatgtgtttttttttttcaatttcaccacactttgaatttttttctggtttcgcagtgtactttatgcaaaaattcagcctggcattgcaaagtacaattagtgacgcaaaaaataagggctcatgtgggtctctaggtggaaaaatgcaagtgctatggccttttaaacacaaggaggaaaaacgaaaacgcaaaaatgaaaatgggccccgtccttaaagggttaaaaaataatGAAACACCTATCCTCATCTTATCGTGCATGGATAAAAAAGCCACTTTATATAATAGGGAGCATTCCACTAAATCCTTCTTTATGAAATGGAGGTCATTTGTAAGAGCTACTTTTACTACAAATGACATACAGAATCGTATGACTTCCTTTAAATGCACCGAATGGTACTGTAAAGAAGATTTGAAAGGTACACATTGAAAGTCATTTGATCAAGCTGGGATGTAGGATGATCCACCATGgtgttttagtttttgtttttcatcttttgtttttgtttcttattAAGGTTACTTTGATTGTTTCATTTTCTACAAAGTTTCaactatttaacccctagacgaccctggacgtaactgttcgtcctgggtggttctcccgctatgaagcgcgctccggagcggagcgcgcttcataggaggtcggggctggctgcagtgagcatccgggacctcaccggtaatgacacgctgcagcgatcgcgctgccgcatgtcattaaccccttaaacgacctcggcatttaagtgtaagtgacagggggagtcccctgtcacttaccgatcgggacccccgcagtgtgactgcgggggtcccgatcattgaaacggaccgccggaggtctctcacctgcctccgtgcggtccgatcggcgatctgctgcactaagcctgcacaggcaggctcaatgagcagatcgccgataacaatgatcaatgctatgcctatggcatagcaatcatcagtgtagaaatcaaactagtgtatgtaaaactccaccaaagggacttcaaatgtgtaaaaaaaaaaaagttcaaaacactattacactaccccaaaaccccttccccaataaaagttgaaatcacccccctttcccattatataaataaaacatataaaaataaataaatagataaacatataatataccgtagcgtgcgtaattgtccgatctattaaaatataacaagcgtcattgtgatcggtgaacggcgtacacaaaaagagggaaaaaagtgcgcggattaccgattttatgttacattatatatttaaaaaaaatctataaaaagtgatcaaaacgttcgatcttcacaaatatggtattaataaaaactagagatcatggcggaaaaaattagaccacatacagccccgtaggtgaaaaaataaaaccgttataagcgtcacaataggcccattttattaatatttaattgccaaaaaaaaggatttcataaaaaatatatatataacattagagaatctgtgtaacctgcatacggttgtgttcggactgacctatagaataatagtatcatgtcgctgttaccatatagtgtattacgtagacacaggaagcccccaaacgttaccgtattgcattcttttttacgatttcacctatttatatcttcataaataatatatttggaattccatcatacatgttatggtaaaatgaatgacgccattacaaagtgcaactattcctgtaacaaacaagccattacatggcttgtagatagaaaactgagagtgctagagctcttagaaggggaggagggaaaaacgaaagcgcaaagatgaaaatttgcacggtccactgggtcattttgggcctggtcctcaaagggttaattggcATTATAAACATTCAATCAAAGTCTAGCTAACCTACTAGATAATCTTAATTGGTAGCTTAGTACTTGTTGCTATGTTGACCTTAAGATGAATTAAAATGTCTCCTGTAGGGTTTTAAGGCTCAAGAAAACTCCCTTTTCACAATGGCAAACCAGACTAACGTGAAAGAATTTATTATCCTAGGATTCTCCAGTTTCCAGAAACATCAAAcctttttgtatttgtttttcttGATAATTTACACCATTACTGTCACTGTAAATATATCCCTTATCATGATAATTCGTTTTGGTGGACGACTCCATAAACCCATGTATTATTTACTTGGAAATTTATCATTTTTGGAATTAGGTTACATTTCTGTAACGGTTCCTAAAATTATTGTGGACATCCCAAGAGAAAGGAAAAGCATTTCTTTTTCTGGCTGCATGGCGCAGCTTTTCTTTTTCACTTTTCTTGGTGCCACAGAGACCATCCTACttgctgtaatgtcctttgatcgATTTTTAGCGGTGTGTTACCCATTACGCTACTCAGTCATCATGAGTAACAGGGTCTGTCTTCTTCTAGCAGTTACATCCTGGGTTCTTGGTTTTTTGACCACCTCATTTCCCATTATCAAAATATCCCAGTTACACTTTTGCAATTTCAACGTTATTAACCATTTCTTCTGTGAATCGGCTCCTCTACTAAAACTGTCTTGCTCAGACCCTTACTTTAAAGAACTGACTGTAATAAT includes:
- the LOC138786442 gene encoding olfactory receptor 8H1-like — encoded protein: MANQTNVKEFIILGFSSFQKHQTFLYLFFLIIYTITVTVNISLIMIIRFGGRLHKPMYYLLGNLSFLELGYISVTVPKIIVDIPRERKSISFSGCMAQLFFFTFLGATETILLAVMSFDRFLAVCYPLRYSVIMSNRVCLLLAVTSWVLGFLTTSFPIIKISQLHFCNFNVINHFFCESAPLLKLSCSDPYFKELTVIICASSVILSSVLLTMMSYGYILQTILKIPSVTGKKKAASTCASHLIVVTTFYSTMFAMYIKPTASQGSLNKVMALFYAVFTPLINPFIYSLRNKEVKEAVVLFLKRRRL